From a single Cotesia glomerata isolate CgM1 linkage group LG6, MPM_Cglom_v2.3, whole genome shotgun sequence genomic region:
- the LOC123267918 gene encoding uncharacterized protein LOC123267918 — protein MIIIVPFINDNSFGHSCSVCDRLWYKNDLKKPSGEHKDILTKIIPNIPMANTQLCNTCVQALNKNNIPLMSTYNGFKFPEMPENLPALDLISERLISPRIPFMQIRRLRHVNGQYGIYGQIINVPVSVNNMVKSFPRNVDDDYCINVHIKRKKIHRSSYLHGIINERTIKTWLRFLISTPLYTMYDIKIDDSFFTDNQIDDQIQQADISEHIPIEESLTAQQQTLMWDEEQYLRIAPGEENAPQSLLFDEHAEELSFPAVYLGQFRNFKDDVKVTPFAMASSELRRSDRRAVTPYHLLYMAMKIMRIRVRDSLTIAFKHVGKDTKITRQQIEDDEYIHNCIETNLAFLRSIPNSTWYWMDRKKDLFAMIRQFGKPTVFLTVSANEIGWNDLLQKLYKLKHNGESTISEEVAEILHYLEKTTLVNEDAVTCAIHFNKLVNVLLKILTSPKISPFGKYYVVHYFKRIEFQHRGSPHAHTLLWLANAPLDALDKNKLDAITLIDYLISFSSQEASNNIKLQTHKHTFTCYKKIVANKPQQCRFEALFMPSRSTTILSPMQKDEPNFKDYAQHYNNILRAGIKRPRVFVKRQPCEKWHNPFNPFVFNIVRSNMDIQFITEEYSCANYVAEYVNKTNRGVSHLQRQIIEIMDEHPEFDVVEITRKIGVNMLNGVEITSQEAAWYLLREPMSKCSTVVTTIPTMWPVDRQRIKKTQKELDALGIGADSTNIWKENWFDKYKRRHEDLENVTLAQFVAVYTIKSNGTYTKRKAPRVIRYRNYDMGKDLNEYKREMVTLHFPFRNEDEEILAEIKFIEIYNNNENIILNRRKEFESNLDTQKTIEICRNLCREDDFQDENEVQDVVNVMPDPNPFQNLYDNPISDVNSDLRLAVLNKLGPIAKKRENLMPNAEFFELMRMANDKQQELLLHVISNLLSSNSDPFQIFFTVPAGCGKTFVIKLLMEIYNRFTDNDGYCNSYIACASTGKAAVAVDGTTVHTALKVSLSKLLPLSTEVAHQYRTLFKYVKVLIVDEISMVGAELLAQIDSRLKQITGNININFGGIDVIFIGDLRQLPPVRATPIYKQQKQRIVGPVLWRGLKFYELKQVMRQANQQFSTILTKIGNGEQLDDFELNLLESRFVTIQEGETKCPHGIRLFNTNEAVPKDVFIGCTSAEQTTSFRQKLHKISLIDTGGLPYETVFVVNVFYMITTNIDVSDGLANGAVGRLVYIEYNDDRDVNVVWLEFPNSLKIGQKIRRKVAGHVAAHQISKTAVPITRRSSTIPLNNSKTINVKRSHLPLVCACATTIHKSQGSTYPEIVYEYKKKHPWSLVYVALSRVTSIDGLYITTRDNDKTFFHGRRPSTAIANLRNEFQRLLNNRLNTIIQYKRPNRRAGGVAIYHGANDTTSIITPCIDMTVRQSEFVSSSTSPVGKFCVAECIMEDVSTTRHGTTIDAVFTRYLSNVSTRSFISYFSYHKPLVTHMPIQSLPEESANIE, from the exons atgattattattgttccTTTCATCAATGACAATTCATTCGGACATTCATGTTCAGTATGTGACAGGTTGTGGTATaaaaacgatttaaaaaagcCATCTGGTGAACATAAGGAtattctcacaaaaattataccAAATATACCTATGGCAAATACTCAGCTTTGTAATACATGCGTCCAggctttaaataaaaataatataccaTTGATGTCAACGTACAATGGTTTCAAATTTCCGGAAATGCCTGAAAATTTACCAGCATTGGATTTAATATCAGAAAGGCTCATATCACCACGTATTCCTTTTATGCAAATTAGAAGATTGAGGCATGTAAATGGTCAATATGGTATTTACGGTCAAATAATAAACGTGCCTGTTTCAGTTAATAATATGGTTAAATCATTTCCAAGAAATGTTGATGACGATTATTGTATAAATGTCCATATTAagcgtaaaaaaattcatcgatCTAGTTATTTACACGGTATTATCAACGAACGTACAATCAAAACTTGGCtgcgatttttaatttcaactccGTTGTACACAATGTacgatattaaaattgatgattCATTTTTTACTGATAACCAAATTGACGACCAAATTCAACAAGCTGATATCAGCGAACATATACCGATAGAAGAAAGTTTGACAGCACAACAACAGACATTAATGTGGGATGAAGAACAGTACTTACGCATTGCACCTGGTGAAGAAAATGCACctcaaagtttattatttgatgAACACGCTGAAGAACTTTCTTTTCCAGCGGTTTATTTGGGTCAGTTCCGTAATTTTAAGGATGATGTCAAAGTAACACCATTCGCGATGGCTTCTAGTGAACTTAGAAGATCTGATCGTCGTGCGGTGACACCATATCATTTATTGTATATGGCAATGAAAATTATGAGAATTCGAGTTCGTGACTCTCTTACAATAGCTTTCAAGCACGTTGGTAAAGATACTAAAATCACTAGACAGCAAATAGAAGATGATGAGTACATTCATAATTGTATTGAAACCAATCTTGCATTTTTAAGATCAATTCCAAATTCTACTTGGTATTGGATGGATCGTAAAAAAGATCTTTTTGCTATGATCAGACAGTTTGGGAAACCAACTGTATTTCTTACTGTCAGTGCCAATGAAATAGGGTGGAATGATCTGCTTCAAAAGCTGTACAAACTTAAACACAACGGTGAATCGACTATTTCTGAAGAAGTTGCTGAAATTTTACACTATCTGGAAAAAACAACACTTGTCAACGAGGATGCAGTTACATGTGCTATACATTTCAACAAATTAGTTAATgtgttgttaaaaattttaacatcaCCAAAAATTAGTCCATTTGGAAAGTACTATGTTGTCCACTACTTTAAACGCATTGAGTTTCAGCATCGTGGTAGTCCACATGCTCATACACTACTGTGGTTGGCTAATGCTCCATTGGATGCactcgataaaaataaattagatgcTATCacattaattgattatttaatatctttttCATCTCAAGAAGCATcaaacaatattaaattacaaacacACAAGCATACGTTTAcatgttacaaaaaaatagttgcaAATAAACCTCAACAATGCAGATTTGAAGCGCTTTTCATGCCTAGTAGATCTACTACAATACTATCACCTATGCAAAAAGATGAACCAAATTTCAAAGATTATGCTCAAc ATTATAACAATATTCTTCGAGCTGGAATTAAACGACCAAGAGTATTTGTCAAACGTCAACCTTGCGAAAAGTGGCATAACCCCTTCAATCCGTTCGTATTCAACATCGTTCGATCTAATATGGACATCCAGTTTATCACTGAGGAATACTCCTGTGCTAATTATGTCGCGGAATATGTGAATAAAACAAACCGTGGTGTTAGTCATTTACAACgacaaattattgaaattatggATGAGCATCCTGAATTTGAtgttgttgaaataacaagaaaaatagGCGTAAATATGCTTAACGGTGTGGAGATCACTAGTCAAGAGGCTGCTTGGTATTTGTTACGGGAACCAATGTCAAAGTGTTCAACGGTTGTTACTACTATTCCAACTATGTGGCCAGTTGATCGtcaaagaataaaaaagaCACAAAAAGAATTAGATGCGTTGGGCATTGGAGCCGATTCAACAAATATTTGGAAAGAAAACTggtttgataaatataaacgcAGACACGAAGACTTGGAAAATGTTACTTTAGCTCAATTTGTTGCTGTTTATACTATTAAATCTAATGGCACTTACACAAAAAGAAAAGCCCCACGTGTTATTCGTTATCGGAATTATGACATGGGAAAAGATCTGAATGAATATAAACGTGAAATGGTAACCTTACACTTTCCCTTTCGAAACGAAGATGAAGAAATACTcgctgaaataaaatttatcgaaatATACAACAACAAtgagaatataattttaaatagacgCAAGGAGTTCGAATCTAATTTGGATACACAAAAGACAATTGAAATTTGTCGAAATTTGTGTCGAGAAGATGATTTTCAAGATGAAAACGAAGTGCAAGATGTCGTCAACGTGATGCCTGATCCAAAtccatttcaaaatttatacgATAATCCTATTTCTGATGTGAATAGTGATCTTCGATTAGCTGTACTCAACAAACTGGGTCCCATTGCTAAAAAACGAGAAAATTTAATGCCAAATGCCGAATTTTTCGAGTTGATGAGGATGGCAAATGATAAACAACAAGAACTTTTGCTACATGTTATCTCAAATCTATTAAGCTCAAATAGTGATCcattccaaatattttttacagtacCAGCAGGATGTGGAAAGACTTTCGTTATAAAACTTCTCATGGAGATTTATAACCGCTTCACTGATAACGATGGGTATTGCAACTCTTACATTGCTTGTGCTTCAACAGGTAAAGCTGCTGTTGCAGTAGACGGGACTACTGTGCATACTGCTTTAAAAGTAAGTTTGTCCAAGTTACTTCCCCTAAGTACTGAAGTAGCTCATCAATACAgaacattatttaaatacgTTAAAGTATTAATTGTTGATGAAATCAGTATGGTCGGAGCTGAATTACTTGCTCAAATTGACTCACGTTTAAAACAGATTACAggaaatattaatatcaactTTGGAGGTATAGATGTCATTTTCATTGGAGATTTACGCCAGTTACCACCAGTTAGAGCTACTCCAATCTACAAACAACAAAAACAAAGAATTGTTGGACCTGTATTGTGGCGTggattgaaattttatgagcTCAAGCAAGTAATGAGACAAGCAAATCAACAGTTTTCTACAATCTTAACTAAAATTGGAAATGGTGAACAACTTGACGATTTCGAGTTAAACTTATTAGAATCACGTTTTGTAACTATTCAAGAAGGAGAAACTAAATGTCCACATGGGATCCGATTATTCAATACAAATGAAGCTGTAC CGAAAGATGTATTCATTGGTTGTACTTCGGCAGAGCAAACTACTTCCTTTCGTCAAAAACTACacaaaatatcattaattgaTACTGGAGGATTACCATACGAAACTGTATTCGTGGTAAACGTCTTCTACATGATAACAACAAATATAGATGTGTCTGATGGCTTAGCAAATGGGGCTGTTGGTAGACTAGTTTATATAGAATATAATGATGATAGAGACGTAAATGTTGTGTGGCTTGAGTTCCCGAACTCATTAAAGATTGGTCAAAAAATTCGAAGAAAAGTCGCTGGACATGTAGCTGCGCATCAAATTAGTAAAACAGCAGTGCCTATCACGAGAAGATCTTCGACTATTCCTCTAAATAACagtaaaacaataaatgttaaacgTTCACATTTACCTTTAGTTTGCGCTTGTGCAACAACTATTCATAAGTCGCAAGGAAGTACATACCCTGAAATTGtctatgaatataaaaaaaagcatcCCTGGTCATTAGTTTATGTCGCTTTATCACGCGTTACAAGTATCGATGGGTTATACATCACTACAAGAGACAatgataaaacattttttcatggACGAAGACCTTCAACTGCAATCGCTAATTTACGAAATGAATTTCAAAGACTCTTGAATAATCGTTTGAATACTATCA TTCAATATAAACGACCAAATCGTCGAGCTGGAGGCGTTGCTATTTATCACGGTGCAAACGATACTACAAGTATTATTACTCCTTGTATTGACATGACAGTGAGACAGTCCGAATTTGTAAGTTCATCAACGTCGCCAGTTGGTAAATTTTGCGTAGCTGAGTGTATAATGGAAGATG TATCTACAACACGGCATGGCACCACTATTGATGCTGTATTTACAAGATATTTATCTAACGTTTCAACGAGATCATTTATATCATATTTTAGTTACCACAAACCTCTTGTTACTCACATGCCTATTCAATCACTACCAGAAGAATCTGCGAatatagaataa
- the LOC123267917 gene encoding uncharacterized protein LOC123267917: MFSSAVHLELVTDYTAAAFIAAYRRFTSRRGICHTLYSDCGTNFVGADKELKRLFAAGSRTLRELSTLIAQDGTNWKFNPPGAPHFGGKWEAAVKSIKFHLRRTIGDSLLTLEQYSTLLAQIEAILNSRPLTPLNEDPADLAVLTPGHFLIGQSLTAIPEPSLTDLQPARLSHWEQVQQMVQHFWKRYYQDCIHRYQAISKWHHRRNQIKVGSVVLITTEDLPPTKWPLAKVIAVHPGEDRQIRVVTVKTVNTELVRPITKLCVLPLTHEEDDLVDAAANPGENITNPSSLESSPDDNDEEETRVAKAKADRKNKKQSESRCQKRKVEEIIKVYENVKQNKKQAISEELDSVNDIGTDQVNGTGSDDFDHIERQSDVETDEEEINKRNTTVNKRLTRIRIPSDSESEGEGEVATRNDEYIEPIVIINDNTDNNTLNEDGTTFDHFQSQV; encoded by the exons ATGTTCAGTTCAGCTGTACACTTAGAGCTAGTAACTGACTACACCGCTGCCGCTTTCATCGCCGCTTATCGCCGCTTCACTAGTCGCCGAGGTATCTGCCACACGCTATATTCAGACTGTGGAACCAATTTTGTAGGAGCAGATAAAGAGCTGAAACGACTATTCGCTGCAGGATCCCGCACATTACGAGAATTATCAACCTTGATTGCTCAAGATGGCACGAACTGGAAATTCAATCCGCCTGGAGCTCCACATTTTGGAGGAAAATGGGAAGCCGCTGtgaaatctatcaaatttcaCCTTCGAAGAACAATCGGAGACTCGCTGTTGACGCTTGAGCAATATTCAACGCTACTGGCTCAAATTGAAGCCATATTGAATTCCAGACCGCTCACACCGCTGAATGAAGATCCTGCTGACCTGGCTGTACTGACTCCAGGTCACTTCTTAATCGGACAGTCACTGACCGCTATCCCAGAGCCATCGCTGACAGATTTACAACCTGCTCGGCTCTCGCACTGGGAACAAGTCCAGCAAATGGTTCAACATTTCTGGAAACGCTACTACCAGGACTGCATCCACCGCTACCAGGCCATTTCAAAGTGGCATCATCGACGCAACCAGATCAAGGTGGGTTCAGTTGTACTGATCACCACTGAGGATCTCCCGCCAACCAAGTGGCCATTAGCCAAAGTAATTGCTGTCCATCCAGGTGAAGATAGACAAATCCGCGTAGTAACTGTTAAGACAGTTAACACAGAGCTGGTACGTCCAATTACAAAGCTCTGTGTCCTGCCGCTAACGCATGAAGAAGATGATCTTGTCGACGCAGCCGCCAACCCGGGGGAGaat ATTACGAACCCTTCATCGTTGGAATCATCCCCAGATGACAATGACGAAGAGGAAACGCGAGTTGCTAAGGCTAAAGCAGATAGAAAA aataaAAAACAAAGTGAATCACGATGTCAAAAAAGGAAAGTGGAGGAAATAATTAAGGTTTATGAAAACGTTAAGCAAAATAAGAAGCAGGCA atttCCGAAGAACTCGATTCAGTTAATGATATAGGAACAGATCAAGTGAATGGTACTGGATCCGACGATTTTGATCACATTGAACGTCAATCAGATGTAGAAACTGATGAAgaggaaataaataaacgtaATACGACAGTTAATAAGCGATTGACTCGGATCAGAATACCAAGTGATTCTGAGTCAGAGGGAGAAGGAGAAGTGGCTACTCGAAATGATGAATATATTGAACCAATTGTcattataaatgataatacTGATAATAATACACTTAATGAAGATGGAACAACATTTGATCATTTTCAAAGTCAGGTAtag